The segment AATCTGTTGGTATGTCGGACCTTGTTTGAATTTTTCATAACGAAGTTTTGCATGGGGAATGAAAGTAATTGATACCCACAAAACAATTATGCCGAAGACTATCGTTAATAAAATATATTTTAACTTTACGCCACTAATGAAGAAAATTAATAATGCCGAAAAAATTACAATTACGCTTGTACCGATTGCCGGTTGCAACAGAAGTAATACAACTACCAAACCCACAACCGTAAATGGAAAAAAATTAGATTTTAGATAATTTCGCATTAACCAGACAATTTTATTAATTAAAAAGTGCTGATTTTTTCTTATCACCGAAGTATCATTGGCTGAGAAACAATTGGCATTAAACCCTTTTCTCTTTTTTTCTTCATCTTTAGATTGACGATTAGCAAAATAACCTGCTAACCAGAAGACTAAGATATACTTTGCAACTTCGGCAGGTTGAAATTGAACAGAAAACCACTTTGCTTTTGTCCAGCGTTTTGCCCCGGAAACTTTTTTTCCAGTAACCAAAGTGAAAATTAAAACTAAAATTGCCAGCACTAATAATACATCCTTAATTTTCTTTTTATAATAATGATACGGAATAAAACTTGCTACTAACAATGCCATAAAACCAATTAAAATACGAACCAATTGGTCTTTTAGATAACTAAATCCAAATTGTATCGTAACTGAATAGACCATCACTAAACCGGTCATTGTCAATATAACCGTGGTTAATAAAAGAACCATATCTATTGATTTTTTACTTATATGATTTGACCAGATATGCCTTAACCGTTCAAATAAATTTGCAAACCGCGAAGGCCGGTTCCGATATCTCAAATTAATCTCTTGAAAATGACAACTGTAATTTCGATGGCACAATTTCTTCATTTCGTTAATCTAAATGGCCTTATCCGTTTTATAAAATCAATTATTTTTATTGTTCTTAATAGCATTTTACTTAATTTTCTAGCACAATTTTTTAACAATCATTTTAAAAGCATTTCCGCGTTCTTGAAAATCATTAAAAGCATCGAAACTGGCAAATCCCGGTGAAAATAAAATCAAATCACCACTAACTGCTTTACTTTTTGCTAACATTATTGCTTCTTCAAGCGAATTGGCTATTGAATAATTAAAAAAA is part of the candidate division WOR-3 bacterium genome and harbors:
- a CDS encoding FtsW/RodA/SpoVE family cell cycle protein, coding for MVLLLTTVILTMTGLVMVYSVTIQFGFSYLKDQLVRILIGFMALLVASFIPYHYYKKKIKDVLLVLAILVLIFTLVTGKKVSGAKRWTKAKWFSVQFQPAEVAKYILVFWLAGYFANRQSKDEEKKRKGFNANCFSANDTSVIRKNQHFLINKIVWLMRNYLKSNFFPFTVVGLVVVLLLLQPAIGTSVIVIFSALLIFFISGVKLKYILLTIVFGIIVLWVSITFIPHAKLRYEKFKQGPTYQQIQSVIAIGSGGLLRKGLGEGKQKYYFLPKLHTDFMFSAIGEEFGFIGSILILGLFLVLLNRGLKIAVEINETFGS